In Sorghum bicolor cultivar BTx623 chromosome 10, Sorghum_bicolor_NCBIv3, whole genome shotgun sequence, one genomic interval encodes:
- the LOC110431102 gene encoding uncharacterized protein LOC110431102: MASSSVPPAAFSLIGCPVTEKLGKNNFTIWSAHVLSALRGARLAHLLDEKTAAAPAKQIAKSAEKPDELSPNPEYDEWIGKDQTVFNYLFASVSRDVQVQVCNCTTSVEIWKSIQEMQSVQSRGRVINTRMALATAQKGSSTIADFFGKVKGLANDMAAAGKKLEDKEVASYILAGLDGTYDPVVSTISGRTAAEPLTLGELYTHLMSWEQRMDLLGGGSKSSANSATRGGRGGFKRGGGGRAGARGRGRDNNGGNRRQTNGDGPT; encoded by the coding sequence ATGGCATCCTCTTCCGTTCCACCTGCTGCGTTCTCTCTGATCGGCTGCCCGGTCACGGAGAAGCTAGGGAAGAACAACTTCACCATTTGGAGTGCCCATGTCCTATCTGCTCTTCGTGGGGCAAGACTTGCACATCTCCTCGATGAGAAGACGGCTGCTGCTCCGGCAAAGCAGATCGCCAAGTCTGCAGAGAAGCCCGACGAGCTGAGTCCCAATCCTGAGTATGACGAGTGGATTGGTAAAGACCAGACGGTCTTCAATTATTTGTTTGCATCTGTCTCCAGGGACGTCCAAGTGCAGGTCTGCAACTGCACGACCTCTGTTGAGATATGGAAGTCCATCCAGGAGATGCAATCTGTGCAGTCGCGTGGACGGGTGATCAACACCCGCATGGCTCTTGCAACGGCCCAGAAGGGGTCCTCCACCATTGCCGATTTCTTTGGCAAAGTCAAGGGTCTGGCCAACGACATGGCGGCGGCTGGAAAGAAGCTTGAAGACAAGGAGGTGGCGTCATACATCCTCGCTGGTCTTGATGGGACCTATGACCCTGTGGTGTCTACCATATCAGGGCGTACTGCTGCGGAGCCCTTAACCCTAGGCGAACTCTACACACATCTTATGAGCTGGGAGCAGCGGATGGATCTCCTTGGAGGAGGTTCTAAATCTTCGGCGAACTCGGCCACACGAGGTGGTCGCGGTGGCTTCAAGCGTGGCGGAGGAGGCCGCGCTGGAGCACGTGGTCGCGGGCGCGACAACAATGGTGGCAATCGTCGCCAGACCAATGGTGATGGTCCAACTTGA